In Gadus morhua chromosome 2, gadMor3.0, whole genome shotgun sequence, a single window of DNA contains:
- the ddx17 gene encoding putative ATP-dependent RNA helicase DDX17 isoform X1: MGGSYGDRDRDRGRDRGSPRYGSSRGGSSGNRKFGNPGDRLRKKKWDLSLLPKFEKDFYKEHLDVQRMSQYELEEFRSKKEITVRGSGCPKPVTSFSQAHFPQHVMDVMLQQNFKEPTAIQAQGFPLALSGRDMVGVAQTGSGKTLAYLLPGIVHINHQPYLERGDGPICLVLAPTRELAQQVQTVAAVYGKTSRLKSTCVYGGAPKGPQIRDLERGVEICIATPGRLIDFLESGKTNLGRCTYLVLDEADRMLDMGFEPQIRKIVDQIRPDRQTLMWSATWPKEVRQLAEDFLRDYVQINVGALELSANHNILQIVDVCTENEKDRKLFQLMEEITEEKENKTIIFVETKKRCDDLTRRMRRDGWPAMCIHGDKTQPERDWVLTEFRSGKAPILIATDVASRGLDVEDVKFVINYDYPNSSEDYIHRIGRTARSTNTGTAYTFFTAGNLRQARALVRVLEEARQTVSPKLLQLVSSGRGGGGGGGGRSRFGGSSADNPNLMYQDECERRMRPGAGGGSKDSRGSGGGSSSSSLGRDGRSRDADRASSSGSSYRDRDGGRSQGPGSSFPSYQSGSRAGAMSVTSGGAVGPALPLPVQAGPQPLMAQQFTPTQPRMGLMGHSPFQFAPPPAPTAAPTRK, from the exons ATGGGAGGCTCGTATGGAGACAGAGATCGGGACCGTGGACGGGACAGGGG AAGCCCTCGGTATGGATCCAGCAGGGGCGGGTCTTCTGGGAACCGGAAGTTCGGGAACCCCGGGGACCGCCTGCGGAAGAAGAAATGGGACCTGTCCCTGCTCCCCAAGTTCGAGAAGGACTTCTACAAAGAACACCTGGATGTTCAGCGGATGAGCCAG tATGAACTGGAGGAGTTTCGCAGCAAGAAGGAAATCACCGTCCGTGGTTCCGGCTGTCCCAAACCGGTCACCAGCTTCAGCCAGGCGCACTTCCCTC AGCACGTGATGGACGTGATGCTGCAGCAGAACTTCAAGGAGCCCACTGCCATCCAGGCCCAGGGCTTCCCCCTCGCCCTCAGCGGCAGAGACATGGTGGGCGTCGCCCAGACCGGCTCGGGGAAGACTCTAGCG TATCTGCTCCCAGGCATCGTCCACATCAACCACCAGCCCTACCTGGAGCGGGGAGACGGACCCATC tgtctGGTGCTGGCCCCCACCAGAGAGCTGGCCCAGCAGGTCCAGACGGTGGCCGCCGTGTACGGCAAGACGTCCCGCCTCAAGTCCACCTGCGTTTACGGAGGTGCCCCCAAGGGCCCGCAGATCAGGGAcctggagagag GTGTGGAGATCTGCATCGCCACTCCCGGTAGGCTGATCGACTTCCTGGAGTCGGGGAAGACCAACCTGGGGCGCTGCACCTACCTGGTTCTGGATGAGGCCGACCGCATGCTGGACATGGGCTTCGAGCCGCAGATCAGGAAGATCGTGGACCAGATCCGG CCCGACAGACAGACGCTGATGTGGAGCGCCACCTGGCCCAAGGAGGTCCGCCAGCTGGCGGAGGACTTCCTGCGGGACTACGTCCAGATCAACGTGGGCGCCCTGGAGCTCAGCGCCAACCACAACATCCTGCAGATCGTAGACGTCTGCACGGAGAACGAGAAGGACCGCAA ACTGTTCCAGCTGATGGAGGAGAtcacggaggagaaggagaacaagACCATCATCTTCGTGGAGACCAAGAAGCGCTGTGACGACCTCACCCGCAGGATGAGACGCGACGG CTGGCCTGCCATGTGTATCCATGGAGACAAGACCCAGCCGGAGAGGGACTGGGTGCTCACAG AGTTCCGGAGCGGGAAAGCCCCCATCCTCATCGCGACAGACGTGGCGTCGCGAGGTCTGG aCGTGGAAGACGTGAAGTTCGTGATAAACTACGACTACCCCAACTCGTCCGAGGACTACATCCACCGCATCGGGCGCACGGCGCGCAGCACCAACACTGGCACGGCCTACACCTTCTTCACCGCGGGGAACCTCCGCCAGGCGCGCGCGCTGGTCCGCGTGCTCGAGGAGGCGCGGCAGACCGTCAGCCCCAAGCTGCTGCAGCTGGTCTCCAGCGGCCgcggcggaggcggaggtggag GGGGGCGTTCCCGTTTCGGTGGCTCCTCCGCCGACAACCCCAACCTCATGTACCAGGACGAGTGCGAGCGCCGCATGCgcccgggggcggggggcgggtcCAAGGACAGCCGGGGCAGCGGCggtgggagcagcagcagcagcctcggGCGGGACGGGCGGAGCCGGGACGCCGACCGCgcctcctcctctggctcctcctacAGGGACCGGGatggggggcggagccagggccctggctcctccttcccctcgtaCCAGAGCGGCTCCAGGGCCGGCGCTATGTCGGTGACCAGCGGGGGGGCCGTGGGCCCCGCCCTGCCCCTGCCGGTCCAGGCGGGCCCCCAGCCCCTGATGGCCCAGCAGTTCACCCCCACCCAGCCGAGGATGGGCCTCATGGGACACTCCCCCTTCCAGTTcgcccccccgccggcccccacTGCCGCCCCCACCAGGAAGTGA
- the ddx17 gene encoding putative ATP-dependent RNA helicase DDX17 isoform X2, with amino-acid sequence MDVMLQQNFKEPTAIQAQGFPLALSGRDMVGVAQTGSGKTLAYLLPGIVHINHQPYLERGDGPICLVLAPTRELAQQVQTVAAVYGKTSRLKSTCVYGGAPKGPQIRDLERGVEICIATPGRLIDFLESGKTNLGRCTYLVLDEADRMLDMGFEPQIRKIVDQIRPDRQTLMWSATWPKEVRQLAEDFLRDYVQINVGALELSANHNILQIVDVCTENEKDRKLFQLMEEITEEKENKTIIFVETKKRCDDLTRRMRRDGWPAMCIHGDKTQPERDWVLTEFRSGKAPILIATDVASRGLDVEDVKFVINYDYPNSSEDYIHRIGRTARSTNTGTAYTFFTAGNLRQARALVRVLEEARQTVSPKLLQLVSSGRGGGGGGGGRSRFGGSSADNPNLMYQDECERRMRPGAGGGSKDSRGSGGGSSSSSLGRDGRSRDADRASSSGSSYRDRDGGRSQGPGSSFPSYQSGSRAGAMSVTSGGAVGPALPLPVQAGPQPLMAQQFTPTQPRMGLMGHSPFQFAPPPAPTAAPTRK; translated from the exons ATGGACGTGATGCTGCAGCAGAACTTCAAGGAGCCCACTGCCATCCAGGCCCAGGGCTTCCCCCTCGCCCTCAGCGGCAGAGACATGGTGGGCGTCGCCCAGACCGGCTCGGGGAAGACTCTAGCG TATCTGCTCCCAGGCATCGTCCACATCAACCACCAGCCCTACCTGGAGCGGGGAGACGGACCCATC tgtctGGTGCTGGCCCCCACCAGAGAGCTGGCCCAGCAGGTCCAGACGGTGGCCGCCGTGTACGGCAAGACGTCCCGCCTCAAGTCCACCTGCGTTTACGGAGGTGCCCCCAAGGGCCCGCAGATCAGGGAcctggagagag GTGTGGAGATCTGCATCGCCACTCCCGGTAGGCTGATCGACTTCCTGGAGTCGGGGAAGACCAACCTGGGGCGCTGCACCTACCTGGTTCTGGATGAGGCCGACCGCATGCTGGACATGGGCTTCGAGCCGCAGATCAGGAAGATCGTGGACCAGATCCGG CCCGACAGACAGACGCTGATGTGGAGCGCCACCTGGCCCAAGGAGGTCCGCCAGCTGGCGGAGGACTTCCTGCGGGACTACGTCCAGATCAACGTGGGCGCCCTGGAGCTCAGCGCCAACCACAACATCCTGCAGATCGTAGACGTCTGCACGGAGAACGAGAAGGACCGCAA ACTGTTCCAGCTGATGGAGGAGAtcacggaggagaaggagaacaagACCATCATCTTCGTGGAGACCAAGAAGCGCTGTGACGACCTCACCCGCAGGATGAGACGCGACGG CTGGCCTGCCATGTGTATCCATGGAGACAAGACCCAGCCGGAGAGGGACTGGGTGCTCACAG AGTTCCGGAGCGGGAAAGCCCCCATCCTCATCGCGACAGACGTGGCGTCGCGAGGTCTGG aCGTGGAAGACGTGAAGTTCGTGATAAACTACGACTACCCCAACTCGTCCGAGGACTACATCCACCGCATCGGGCGCACGGCGCGCAGCACCAACACTGGCACGGCCTACACCTTCTTCACCGCGGGGAACCTCCGCCAGGCGCGCGCGCTGGTCCGCGTGCTCGAGGAGGCGCGGCAGACCGTCAGCCCCAAGCTGCTGCAGCTGGTCTCCAGCGGCCgcggcggaggcggaggtggag GGGGGCGTTCCCGTTTCGGTGGCTCCTCCGCCGACAACCCCAACCTCATGTACCAGGACGAGTGCGAGCGCCGCATGCgcccgggggcggggggcgggtcCAAGGACAGCCGGGGCAGCGGCggtgggagcagcagcagcagcctcggGCGGGACGGGCGGAGCCGGGACGCCGACCGCgcctcctcctctggctcctcctacAGGGACCGGGatggggggcggagccagggccctggctcctccttcccctcgtaCCAGAGCGGCTCCAGGGCCGGCGCTATGTCGGTGACCAGCGGGGGGGCCGTGGGCCCCGCCCTGCCCCTGCCGGTCCAGGCGGGCCCCCAGCCCCTGATGGCCCAGCAGTTCACCCCCACCCAGCCGAGGATGGGCCTCATGGGACACTCCCCCTTCCAGTTcgcccccccgccggcccccacTGCCGCCCCCACCAGGAAGTGA
- the LOC115561278 gene encoding ADP-ribosylation factor-binding protein GGA1 isoform X1, translated as MMATPPDAESLESRINKATNPLNKDTDWGSIHAFCDQLNGDLEGPQLATRLLAHKIQSPQEWESMQALLVLERCMKACGKRFHSEVGKFRFLNELIKVVSPKYLGSRSPEPVKQKVLELIYSWTLGLPDEAKILDAYQMLKKQGIVKQDPELPPDKMLNPPPPRPKNAIFEDEEKSKMLSRLLTSTHPDDLKAANKLIKEMVLEDQRQAEKVSKRVSTIEEVKESVGLLSQLLQEYHPAAPSTPGNAELLQDLYQRCEKMRPTLFRLASDTEDNDEALAEILQANDSLTQVINQYKLQVRGEEVNGNTAGDAHRQTGGSTALLDLSGLDTSPQSPPSFPEFPSPTDAFHAPETGISLLDDELMSLGLSEGTHTSNAPSHPEDSTAWDSFQSSDSIEADIPAAPSLLSPDPPSHTHLPPSGPAPAGSSSAPSTSALDELDLLGKTLLQQSLPPDSLHVKWGAQEGWNNDKRRDRQQVKPTLRDLQSKSGSSVTPSPIPAFCAEQPGPLLSAQASLGPALLDSPPAPEVTLKNVFVPLESIRPSSLLPVTVFDGHSLRVLFHFARDPPAERPDVLVVILSMLSSAPLPVTHISLEVTTPKCMAVKLQPPSGTDLPAFNPLLPPAAVTQVLLLANPDKEKASLQYTLSFTLGGQRHAERGTVDQFPPADTWGAL; from the exons ATGATGGCTACACCGCCGGACGCCGAGAGTTTGGAGTCTCGCATTA ACAAAGCCACGAACCCTCTGAACAAGGACACGGACTGGGGGAGCATCCATGCCTTCTGCGATCAGCTCAACGGCGACCTGGAAGG acctcAGCTGGCCACCCGACTCCTGGCCCACAAGATCCAGTCTCCCCAGGAGTGGGAGTCCATGCAGGCCCTGCTG GTCCTGGAGAGGTGCATGAAGGCCTGTGGGAAGCGCTTCCACAGCGAGGTGGGCAAGTTCCGCTTCCTCAACGAGCTCATCAAGGTGGTGTCGCCCAAG TACCTGGGCTCGCGGTCCCCAGAGCCGGTGAAGCAGAAGGTTCTGGAGCTCATCTACAGCTGGACCCTGGGGCTGCCCGACGAGGCCAAGATCCTGGACGCCTACCAGATGCTGAAGAAACAGG gtatcGTCAAGCAGGACCCCGAGCTACCCCCTGACAAGATGCTGAACCCGCCCCCTCCCAGACCCAAGAACGCCATCTTTGAGGACGAAGAGAAATCCAAA ATGCTGTCCCGCCTCCTGACCAGCACGCACCCAGACGACCTGAAGGCGGCCAACAAGCTCATCAAAGAGATGGTTCTAGAG GACCAGCGGCAGGCGGAGAAGGTGTCCAAGCGGGTGAGCACCAtcgaggaggtgaaggagagtGTGGGGCTGCTGTCCCAACTGCTGCAGGAGTACCATCCCGCCGCCCCCAGCACGCCGGGCAACGCAGAGCtgctgcag gACCTGTATCAGCGCTGTGAGAAGATGCGTCCCACTCTGTTCCGTCTGGCCAGCGACACGGAGGACAACGACGAGGCCCTGG CGGAGATCCTGCAGGCCAACGACAGCCTGACGCAGGTCATCAACCAGTACAAGCTGCaggtcaggggggaggaggtcaaCGGAAACACAGCGggggacgcacacagacagacag GGGGGAGTACGGCGCTGCTCGACCTATCAGGCTTGGACACGTCGCCTCAGTCCCCGCCCTCGTTCCCAGAGTTCCCCTCCCCCACAGACGCCTTCCACGCCCCCGAAACGGGCATCAGTCTCCTTGACGATGAACTCATGTCGCTAG GGTTGAGTGAAGGCACCCACACGTCGAACGCCCCCTCCCATCCCGAGGACTCGACCGCCTGGGACTCcttccag tCGTCTGACAGCATAGAAGCAGACATCCCGGCCGCCCCCAGCCTCCTGAGCCCAGAcccgccctcacacacacacctgcctccctccggccccgcccccgccggctctagctccgccccctctaCCTCCGCCCTGGACGAGCTGGACCTGCTGGGGAAGACGCTCCTCCAGCAGTCCCTCCCCCCCGACAGCCTGCATGTCAAATG GGGGGCGCAAGAAGGCTGGAACAACGACAAGAGAAG GGACCGGCAGCAGGTCAAGCCCACCCTCAGAGACCTCCAGAGCAAGTCCGGCTCCAGTGTGACGCCCAGCCCCATCCCGGCCTTCTGCGCCGAGCAGCCTGGGCCTCTCCTGAGCGCTCAGGCCAGCCTCGGGCCCGCCCTGCTGGACTCGCCGCCGGCCCCGGAGGTCACCCTGAAGAATGTATTCGTGCCTCTAGAGTCTATTCGGCCGA gcagCCTCCTGCCTGTGACGGTGTTTGATGGCCACAGCCTGCGGGTTCTGTTCCACTTCGCCCGGGACCCCCCTGCAGAGCGGCCTGACGTGCTGGTGGTCATCCTGTCCATGCTGTCCTCCGCCCCGCTGCCCGTCACGCACATCAGCCTGGAGGTCACCACGCCCAAG TGTATGGCGGTGAAGCTGCAGCCCCCCTCGGGGACAGATCTCCCGGCCTTCAaccccctgctgccccccgccgccgtcacccaggtgctgctgctggccaaCCCCGACAAG GAGAAGGCCAGCCTGCAGTACACTCTGAGCTTCACCCTTGGAGGGCAGCGGCACGCCGAGAGGGGCACCGTGGACCAGTTCCCCCCCGCCGACACCTGGGGCGCCCTATAG
- the LOC115561278 gene encoding ADP-ribosylation factor-binding protein GGA1 isoform X2, producing the protein MMATPPDAESLESRINKATNPLNKDTDWGSIHAFCDQLNGDLEGPQLATRLLAHKIQSPQEWESMQALLVLERCMKACGKRFHSEVGKFRFLNELIKVVSPKYLGSRSPEPVKQKVLELIYSWTLGLPDEAKILDAYQMLKKQGIVKQDPELPPDKMLNPPPPRPKNAIFEDEEKSKMLSRLLTSTHPDDLKAANKLIKEMVLEDQRQAEKVSKRVSTIEEVKESVGLLSQLLQEYHPAAPSTPGNAELLQDLYQRCEKMRPTLFRLASDTEDNDEALAEILQANDSLTQVINQYKLQVRGEEVNGNTAGDAHRQTGGSTALLDLSGLDTSPQSPPSFPEFPSPTDAFHAPETGISLLDDELMSLGLSEGTHTSNAPSHPEDSTAWDSFQSSDSIEADIPAAPSLLSPDPPSHTHLPPSGPAPAGSSSAPSTSALDELDLLGKTLLQQSLPPDSLHVKWDRQQVKPTLRDLQSKSGSSVTPSPIPAFCAEQPGPLLSAQASLGPALLDSPPAPEVTLKNVFVPLESIRPSSLLPVTVFDGHSLRVLFHFARDPPAERPDVLVVILSMLSSAPLPVTHISLEVTTPKCMAVKLQPPSGTDLPAFNPLLPPAAVTQVLLLANPDKEKASLQYTLSFTLGGQRHAERGTVDQFPPADTWGAL; encoded by the exons ATGATGGCTACACCGCCGGACGCCGAGAGTTTGGAGTCTCGCATTA ACAAAGCCACGAACCCTCTGAACAAGGACACGGACTGGGGGAGCATCCATGCCTTCTGCGATCAGCTCAACGGCGACCTGGAAGG acctcAGCTGGCCACCCGACTCCTGGCCCACAAGATCCAGTCTCCCCAGGAGTGGGAGTCCATGCAGGCCCTGCTG GTCCTGGAGAGGTGCATGAAGGCCTGTGGGAAGCGCTTCCACAGCGAGGTGGGCAAGTTCCGCTTCCTCAACGAGCTCATCAAGGTGGTGTCGCCCAAG TACCTGGGCTCGCGGTCCCCAGAGCCGGTGAAGCAGAAGGTTCTGGAGCTCATCTACAGCTGGACCCTGGGGCTGCCCGACGAGGCCAAGATCCTGGACGCCTACCAGATGCTGAAGAAACAGG gtatcGTCAAGCAGGACCCCGAGCTACCCCCTGACAAGATGCTGAACCCGCCCCCTCCCAGACCCAAGAACGCCATCTTTGAGGACGAAGAGAAATCCAAA ATGCTGTCCCGCCTCCTGACCAGCACGCACCCAGACGACCTGAAGGCGGCCAACAAGCTCATCAAAGAGATGGTTCTAGAG GACCAGCGGCAGGCGGAGAAGGTGTCCAAGCGGGTGAGCACCAtcgaggaggtgaaggagagtGTGGGGCTGCTGTCCCAACTGCTGCAGGAGTACCATCCCGCCGCCCCCAGCACGCCGGGCAACGCAGAGCtgctgcag gACCTGTATCAGCGCTGTGAGAAGATGCGTCCCACTCTGTTCCGTCTGGCCAGCGACACGGAGGACAACGACGAGGCCCTGG CGGAGATCCTGCAGGCCAACGACAGCCTGACGCAGGTCATCAACCAGTACAAGCTGCaggtcaggggggaggaggtcaaCGGAAACACAGCGggggacgcacacagacagacag GGGGGAGTACGGCGCTGCTCGACCTATCAGGCTTGGACACGTCGCCTCAGTCCCCGCCCTCGTTCCCAGAGTTCCCCTCCCCCACAGACGCCTTCCACGCCCCCGAAACGGGCATCAGTCTCCTTGACGATGAACTCATGTCGCTAG GGTTGAGTGAAGGCACCCACACGTCGAACGCCCCCTCCCATCCCGAGGACTCGACCGCCTGGGACTCcttccag tCGTCTGACAGCATAGAAGCAGACATCCCGGCCGCCCCCAGCCTCCTGAGCCCAGAcccgccctcacacacacacctgcctccctccggccccgcccccgccggctctagctccgccccctctaCCTCCGCCCTGGACGAGCTGGACCTGCTGGGGAAGACGCTCCTCCAGCAGTCCCTCCCCCCCGACAGCCTGCATGTCAAATG GGACCGGCAGCAGGTCAAGCCCACCCTCAGAGACCTCCAGAGCAAGTCCGGCTCCAGTGTGACGCCCAGCCCCATCCCGGCCTTCTGCGCCGAGCAGCCTGGGCCTCTCCTGAGCGCTCAGGCCAGCCTCGGGCCCGCCCTGCTGGACTCGCCGCCGGCCCCGGAGGTCACCCTGAAGAATGTATTCGTGCCTCTAGAGTCTATTCGGCCGA gcagCCTCCTGCCTGTGACGGTGTTTGATGGCCACAGCCTGCGGGTTCTGTTCCACTTCGCCCGGGACCCCCCTGCAGAGCGGCCTGACGTGCTGGTGGTCATCCTGTCCATGCTGTCCTCCGCCCCGCTGCCCGTCACGCACATCAGCCTGGAGGTCACCACGCCCAAG TGTATGGCGGTGAAGCTGCAGCCCCCCTCGGGGACAGATCTCCCGGCCTTCAaccccctgctgccccccgccgccgtcacccaggtgctgctgctggccaaCCCCGACAAG GAGAAGGCCAGCCTGCAGTACACTCTGAGCTTCACCCTTGGAGGGCAGCGGCACGCCGAGAGGGGCACCGTGGACCAGTTCCCCCCCGCCGACACCTGGGGCGCCCTATAG